The following are from one region of the Pocillopora verrucosa isolate sample1 chromosome 3, ASM3666991v2, whole genome shotgun sequence genome:
- the LOC131798283 gene encoding microfibril-associated glycoprotein 4-like translates to MAMKNHVIKSVEVPNEGSCRVMCYMEPNCVSINVGPVTGGSQKCDLNNATEENHASFLLVNNPGYAYLAIENPCSSSPCLNSGTCQAGFTYKGFRCVCWERFTGETCQISEVKRNCSEIYKSAGKPTDGVYTIKPDNLPAFDVFCDQTTAGGGWTVFQKRLNGSVDFYRYWNNYKHGFGDLKSEFWLGLDKIHRLTSDNNSMLRVDLEDFEGNTAYAEYNLFGVMSEKDKYKLILGSYSGTSGDSLAAHRCMPFTTKDQDNDPHGGENCANKFKGAWWYKNCHRSNLNGLYLRGNHFSYANGVNWKDWKGYHYSLKRTEMKIRPVDF, encoded by the exons atggccatgaaaaatcacgtgatcaaaagtGTAGAGGTGCCAAACGAGGGGAGCTGCAGAGTaatgtgttatatggagcctaattgtgtgtccatcaatgttGGACCTGTTACAGGAGGAAGCCAAAAATGCGATTTGAATAACGCCACGGAGGAAAACCATGCTTCATTTCTTCTCGTGAACAATCCAGGCTACGCTtatcttgcaatcgag aatccatgcagcagcAGCCCATGCTTAAACAGTGGCACCTGTCAGGCTGGATTCACCtataaaggttttcgttgtgtctGTTGGGAAAGATTCACTGGAGAAACCTGCCAAATCAGTGAAG tcaaaagaaactgctCAGAAATCTACAAGTCCGCAGGTAAACCAACTGACGGTGTGTACaccattaaacctgataatttgcctgcctttgatgtattctgtgaccaaacaacagccgGTGGTGGTTGGACAGTGTTCCAGAAAAGACTGAACGGCTCAGTTGATTTCTACCGCTACTGGAACAactacaaacatggctttggtgacctgaaaagtgagttttggttgggactggacaagattcaccggCTGACCTCAGATAATAACAGCATGTTGCGTGTGGACTTGGAggactttgaagggaacacaGCATATGCCGagtataacttgtttggtgttatgagtgagaaagacaagtacaagctgatccttggttcctattcag GAACTTCTGGTGACTCTCTTGCTGCGCATCGCTGCATGCCATTCACCActaaagatcaagataatgaccCTCATGGAGGTGAAAACTGCGCCAATAagttcaaaggagcctggtggtacaagAATTGTCACCGAtcaaatctcaatggtttaTATCTTCGTGGCAATCACTTCTCCTATGCTAATGGAGTGAACTGGAAAGACTGGAAAGGATATCATTACTCCCTCaagagaaccgagatgaaaataagaccagtagatttctga
- the LOC136279759 gene encoding microfibril-associated glycoprotein 4-like, which translates to MHFKFSLQPRIIILYICLGIILPPSFCCTDDASRHIKFKDAIPNMAMKNHAIKSAEVSNEGSCKVMCLMEPNCVSINVGPIAGGNQKCELNNATEENHATFLLVNNPGYTYLAIENPCSSSPCLNRGTCQAGFTHKGFRCVCRERFTGETCQIKEVKRNCSEIYKSAGKPTDGVYTIKPDNLPAFNVFCDQTTAGGGWTVLQKRLNGSVDFYRSWNDYKHGFGDLKCEFWLGLDKIHLLTSDNNSMLRVDLEDFEGNTAYAEYNLFGVMSEKDKYKLILGSYSGNSGDSLSYHCGMPFTTKDQDNDNRVDYNCAIKYQGAWWYEDCHHSNLNGLYLRGNHSSFADGVNWYDWKGYYYSLKKTEMKIRPVDF; encoded by the exons atgcatttcaagttttctcttcaaccGAGGATTATCATTCTCTATATCTGCCTTGGAATTATTCTCCCACCAAGCTTCTGTTGCACTG ACGACGCTAGTCGACACATCAAATTCAAGGACGCAATACCgaacatggccatgaaaaaTCACGCGATCAAAAGTGCAGAGGTGTCAAACGAAGGGAGCTGCAAAGTAATGTGTTTgatggagcctaattgtgtgtccatcaatgttGGACCTATTGcaggaggaaaccaaaaatgcgagttgaataacgccacggaGGAAAATCATGCTACATTCCTTCTCGTGAACAATCCGggttacacatatcttgcaatcgag aatccatgcagcagcagcccatgcttaaacagaggcacctgtcaagctggattcaccCATAAAGGTTTTCGCTGTGTCTGTCGGGAAAGATTCACCGGAGAAACCTGCCAAATCAAAGAAG tcaaaagaaactgctCAGAAATCTACAAGTCCGCAGGTAAACCAACTGACGGTGTGTACaccattaaacctgataatttgcctgcttttaatgtattttgtgaccaaacaacagccgGTGGTGGTTGGACAGTGTTACAGAAAAGACTgaacggctcggttgatttctaccgctcctggaacgactacaaacatggctttggtgacctgaaatgtgaattttggttgggactggacaagattcacctgctgacctcagataataacagcatgctgcgtgtggacttagaggactttgaagggaacacaGCTTATGCCGagtataacttgtttggtgttatgagtgagaaagacaagtacaagctgatccttggttcttattcag gaaattctggtgactCTCTTTCTTATCATTGCGGTATGCCGTTCACCActaaagatcaagataatgacaatcGGGTAGACTACAACTGCGCCATTAAGTACcaaggagcctggtggtacgaGGATTGTCACcactcaaatctcaatggtttaTATCTTCGTGGCAATCACTCCTCCTTTGCTGATGGAGTGAACTGGTATGACTGGAAAGGATATTATTACTCTCTAAAGaaaaccgagatgaaaataagaccagtggatTTTTGA